From Sulfuracidifex tepidarius, one genomic window encodes:
- a CDS encoding adenosylcobalamin-dependent ribonucleoside-diphosphate reductase, protein MEAVSILSLKNLKVSKRNQRIEEFSPVKVLSKLPLPQDVTDSIIQDISKNAKDNLIDTKTISDIVERNLIENSLKFPSFLDYARRYVLARIYNHVFGKGGWKDFDERDLLLSYNALKVLEARYLLKNPDTLRYVETPQMMFRRVANFLAKVDLSYGKTEEEVRKVADRFYEVMSSLKFLPNTPTLMNSGTRLGVLSACFVLPVRDSMTTPEGEGIYDTLRAMALVHQQGGGTGFDFSELRPKGDTVASTAGVASGPISFMKIFDVSTDVVKQGGKRRGANMGIMHVWHPDVRDFIKSKTGQLKDAQLQNFNISVGMYDYFMRAVEREEDVPLINPRKTKVPGKGWDYYIVKARGYMDEEYVQEFILNELEEKGGSVWLDESAFVTVDEAMVIAEREGAVTGRVNARAVFDEIVRGAWDSGDPGIVFIDEINRRHPIYYVSKIQATNPCAEEPLLSWESCNLGSINLEKFVIEGDKPTIDWDSLAETITYAVRMLDNVIDANRYPLKQIEDATKKTRKVGLGVMGFSRLLVRLGIPYDSPDALYVSYNLAKFVYYHAFKASIELASEKGSFPAYNPQLYRDIFDTAKPFADMLEILSIKPQVSPSVRKMMERAEKLDFSELKALRVKNGLRNSTVMSIAPTGTISIIAGTSSGIEPLFALAFIRNVAVGKFMEVDPLFLEYLRKYELDDPEVVSKIAETGSVSENVFMPRTIRNIFRTAHEVGPEYHLLHQACWQQWNDSGVSKTINMRSEETPETVSKVYLSAWKLGIKGITVYRDRSKSQQVIYFGIKKEKEELEKKKEMGLRLDKKSMVEASETYAGGCKTCEL, encoded by the coding sequence ATGGAAGCTGTGTCTATATTATCGTTGAAGAATCTGAAAGTATCCAAGAGGAATCAAAGAATTGAAGAGTTTTCTCCAGTGAAAGTCCTTTCAAAACTCCCTTTACCTCAGGACGTTACAGATTCCATAATTCAGGACATTTCTAAGAACGCGAAGGACAACCTAATAGATACCAAGACAATTTCAGACATAGTAGAAAGGAACCTGATAGAGAACTCTCTAAAGTTTCCTTCATTTTTAGACTACGCCAGGAGATATGTGCTGGCTAGGATATACAACCATGTTTTCGGGAAAGGAGGATGGAAGGACTTCGACGAGAGAGACCTCCTCCTGTCATATAACGCATTGAAAGTGCTTGAAGCTAGATACCTGCTCAAGAACCCTGACACGTTGAGGTATGTAGAGACCCCACAGATGATGTTTAGGAGGGTCGCCAATTTCCTAGCTAAGGTAGATCTATCTTATGGTAAAACAGAGGAAGAAGTTAGGAAAGTGGCTGATAGGTTCTATGAGGTCATGAGCTCATTGAAGTTCCTTCCAAACACTCCGACCCTAATGAACAGCGGGACTAGACTAGGAGTTCTATCCGCGTGCTTCGTTCTGCCAGTGAGGGACTCAATGACTACGCCTGAAGGTGAGGGAATATACGATACATTAAGGGCCATGGCTTTAGTACATCAGCAGGGTGGAGGAACTGGGTTCGACTTCTCTGAGCTGAGACCAAAGGGAGACACTGTGGCATCTACTGCAGGCGTAGCGTCTGGTCCTATATCATTTATGAAGATCTTTGACGTATCCACGGACGTGGTAAAGCAGGGAGGGAAAAGGAGAGGTGCCAACATGGGGATAATGCATGTCTGGCATCCAGACGTGAGAGATTTCATAAAGTCAAAGACAGGGCAGTTAAAAGACGCTCAACTTCAGAACTTCAACATATCCGTTGGAATGTATGACTATTTCATGAGAGCCGTGGAGAGGGAGGAAGACGTCCCGCTCATCAATCCTAGGAAAACCAAGGTTCCCGGAAAAGGATGGGACTACTATATAGTGAAGGCCAGAGGCTACATGGACGAGGAGTACGTTCAGGAGTTCATACTTAACGAATTGGAGGAGAAAGGAGGGTCAGTGTGGCTAGACGAGAGTGCCTTCGTTACAGTAGATGAAGCTATGGTGATAGCTGAGAGGGAAGGTGCAGTCACGGGTAGGGTTAACGCTAGGGCTGTATTTGACGAGATAGTGAGGGGAGCGTGGGACAGCGGAGACCCGGGAATAGTATTCATAGACGAGATAAACAGGAGACACCCAATCTATTACGTGTCTAAAATCCAAGCTACTAATCCTTGCGCGGAGGAACCATTGCTCTCGTGGGAGTCGTGTAACTTGGGTTCTATCAACCTAGAGAAGTTCGTAATAGAAGGCGACAAACCCACCATAGACTGGGATTCTTTAGCGGAGACAATAACTTACGCAGTGAGGATGCTTGACAACGTCATAGATGCCAACCGTTATCCTTTAAAGCAAATAGAGGACGCGACCAAGAAGACCAGGAAGGTGGGCCTAGGAGTGATGGGGTTCTCGCGTCTTCTGGTGAGACTCGGTATCCCTTACGATAGCCCCGATGCACTTTACGTGTCTTATAATTTAGCGAAGTTCGTGTATTATCACGCCTTTAAGGCATCCATAGAACTAGCATCAGAGAAGGGTTCCTTCCCAGCTTATAACCCGCAGTTATACCGTGACATTTTCGATACTGCGAAACCTTTTGCAGACATGTTGGAGATCTTGTCAATAAAGCCTCAAGTTTCACCTTCAGTAAGGAAAATGATGGAGAGGGCAGAGAAACTGGACTTCTCCGAGCTGAAGGCATTGAGGGTCAAGAACGGTCTAAGGAACTCTACCGTCATGTCAATAGCTCCAACCGGGACTATCTCCATCATAGCAGGCACGTCGTCGGGAATAGAGCCTCTCTTTGCCCTTGCGTTCATAAGGAATGTTGCAGTAGGGAAGTTCATGGAGGTCGACCCGCTCTTCTTGGAGTATCTTAGGAAATATGAGTTAGACGATCCAGAGGTGGTAAGTAAGATAGCTGAAACTGGCAGTGTATCTGAGAACGTTTTCATGCCTAGGACAATAAGGAACATATTTAGGACAGCACATGAGGTAGGCCCGGAGTATCACCTCCTTCACCAAGCATGTTGGCAGCAGTGGAATGACTCGGGTGTATCCAAGACCATAAACATGAGGTCGGAGGAGACTCCAGAGACGGTATCGAAAGTTTACTTGAGTGCATGGAAGTTAGGAATAAAGGGGATCACTGTATACAGAGACAGATCTAAGTCGCAACAAGTCATATACTTCGGTATAAAGAAGGAGAAGGAGGAATTAGAGAAGAAGAAAGAGATGGGCCTTAGGCTGGATAAGAAATCCATGGTAGAAGCATCGGAGACCTACGCTGGAGGTTGCAAGACTTGCGAGCTGTAA
- the thsA gene encoding thermosome subunit alpha → MSAGAPVVLLKEGTNRQTGKDALKSNILAARTLAEMLKSSLGPRGLDKMLIDSFGDVTITNDGATIVKDMEIQHPAAKLLVEAAKAQDSEVGDGTTSAVVVSGLLLEKAENLLDQNIHPTIIIDGYKKAMNKAIEVMSQLGVKVDVKDLSSKTSRETLKKIVYTTMSSKFVSASSEEMEKVMNMVIDAVTTVAEPLPSGGFNVSIDLIKIDKKKGGDVNDSMLVRGLVLDKEVVHPGMPRRVEKAKIAVLDASLEVEKPEISAKISITSPDQIRSFLDEEAKYLKNMVDKLASLGANVVICQKGIDDIAQHFLAKKGILAVRRVKRSDIEKLEKALGAKIISSINDATPEDLGYAELVEERRIGNDKMVFIEGAKNPRAVNIVLRGSNDMALDEAERSLNDALHALRNILMEPVILPGGGAIELELSMKLRDFARSVGGKEQLAIEAFADALEEVPMILSETAGMEPINTLMELRAKHAKGLVNAGIDVMKGKIADDMIAINVIEPLRVTSQVIKSATEAATAVLKIDDLIAASPMKGGSGGKGGEGGMPGGMGGGMPGGGME, encoded by the coding sequence ATGTCCGCAGGAGCACCAGTAGTACTTCTAAAAGAAGGAACAAACAGGCAAACAGGAAAAGACGCGCTGAAAAGCAACATTCTTGCAGCTAGAACTTTAGCGGAAATGTTGAAGTCAAGTTTGGGTCCAAGAGGCCTTGATAAGATGCTTATTGACAGCTTTGGAGACGTTACTATAACGAATGACGGAGCTACTATTGTAAAAGATATGGAAATACAGCACCCAGCAGCTAAACTTCTCGTTGAAGCAGCTAAAGCACAGGATTCAGAAGTAGGTGACGGAACAACAAGCGCTGTAGTTGTCTCAGGTCTTTTGCTAGAGAAGGCTGAAAACCTATTAGATCAGAACATACATCCAACCATAATTATAGACGGCTACAAGAAGGCCATGAACAAGGCTATTGAAGTAATGTCCCAGTTAGGAGTTAAGGTAGACGTGAAGGACCTTTCATCAAAGACCAGTAGAGAAACCCTAAAGAAGATAGTTTACACGACGATGTCAAGTAAGTTCGTATCTGCAAGCTCTGAGGAGATGGAGAAAGTAATGAACATGGTAATAGACGCAGTGACCACAGTTGCAGAGCCATTACCTTCAGGAGGATTTAACGTGTCGATTGACCTAATAAAGATAGACAAGAAGAAGGGAGGAGACGTAAACGACAGCATGTTAGTTAGAGGGTTAGTGTTAGACAAGGAAGTAGTTCATCCAGGCATGCCGAGGAGAGTGGAGAAGGCAAAGATAGCAGTGTTGGACGCCTCGCTGGAGGTAGAGAAACCAGAGATCTCAGCTAAAATAAGCATAACGAGTCCAGACCAAATAAGGTCTTTCCTCGACGAAGAAGCTAAGTACCTGAAGAACATGGTTGACAAGTTAGCCTCCCTAGGAGCAAACGTGGTCATATGCCAGAAAGGAATAGACGACATAGCACAGCACTTCCTAGCAAAGAAGGGAATCCTCGCCGTAAGGAGGGTGAAGAGGAGCGATATAGAGAAGCTTGAGAAAGCATTAGGAGCTAAGATAATAAGCAGTATAAATGACGCGACTCCGGAAGACCTAGGGTACGCCGAGCTCGTGGAGGAAAGGAGGATAGGGAACGACAAGATGGTTTTCATAGAGGGAGCTAAGAATCCTAGAGCAGTAAACATAGTGTTGAGGGGATCTAACGACATGGCACTAGACGAGGCCGAGAGGAGCCTTAACGACGCACTCCACGCGCTCAGAAACATCCTAATGGAGCCAGTGATCTTGCCTGGAGGAGGAGCTATAGAGTTAGAACTGTCTATGAAACTGAGAGACTTCGCTAGGTCTGTAGGTGGAAAAGAACAACTAGCCATAGAGGCTTTTGCAGACGCTTTAGAGGAAGTACCAATGATATTGTCAGAAACTGCAGGAATGGAGCCGATAAACACCTTGATGGAGCTCAGGGCCAAGCATGCTAAGGGACTAGTAAATGCAGGAATAGACGTAATGAAAGGCAAGATAGCTGATGATATGATAGCAATCAACGTAATAGAACCTCTGAGAGTTACATCTCAAGTAATAAAGAGTGCAACAGAGGCTGCTACAGCAGTTCTAAAGATAGATGACTTAATAGCTGCTTCACCAATGAAAGGTGGAAGCGGAGGCAAAGGCGGAGAAGGAGGCATGCCAGGAGGAATGGGAGGAGGCATGCCCGGCGGTGGAATGGAGTAA
- a CDS encoding arginine--tRNA ligase — translation MNPIGDAKIELAKMVSPVLGVDESSLLKYITYPPRKDQGDLSIALPQVTKEYKDKVDLLNGLKGNLIREVKVTGIYLNAFLSEENLFKFLFTIPDDYGIEKTEKPLNFVVEHTSANPIHPLHIGHLRNSILGDVIARMLRARGHKVNVRFYVNDTGRQVAILIYGLKRLGYPEPPSGMKKDYWLGQIYAMTNVIMEIHSLKKEIENLPEDSKERKEKQSKMDDLVGSANALRERMPEVFDKLADSMMGGDHDSEVAKIIELYEGGNEEMKRIVRKYVGYALEGFEESLSRLHISFDVFDFESDLLWSGEVKKVINSLLSSPARFEHKGAVALNLEEYVDSASRKDLSIPEGLEIPPLVLMRSDGTTLYTTRDIAYTLRKFREFNASKVINVIAEQQMVPQIQLRASLYLAGYKKEAENLVHFSYGMVNLQGMKMSGRMGKYISLDDIYNMIEEITKSKVNEKRGVIENIGEIVNSAIRYPILSVAPNKPVSFNVNNVVNFDQNSGPYLQYTYARAFNVLSKRESDLDSSVSHEDIKAEKRDILLLIAKFPEVLSKACDELAPEDLVAFLRQVADTFNSWYDKERILQEQDKAKRMTRLYIVKGVETILRNGLEVLGIVPLKRM, via the coding sequence GTGAATCCAATAGGCGACGCTAAAATAGAGCTAGCTAAGATGGTCAGTCCAGTGTTGGGCGTAGATGAGAGCTCGCTTTTAAAATATATTACCTATCCACCTAGAAAAGACCAAGGAGACCTCTCTATAGCCCTACCTCAAGTCACGAAGGAATATAAGGACAAGGTAGATCTTCTGAACGGGCTGAAGGGTAACCTCATTAGAGAGGTCAAAGTAACTGGAATATACCTCAACGCTTTTTTGAGTGAGGAGAACCTTTTCAAGTTTCTGTTTACGATTCCAGACGATTACGGAATAGAGAAGACCGAGAAACCTCTTAATTTCGTTGTAGAGCACACGAGTGCAAATCCGATACACCCACTTCACATAGGTCACCTCAGGAATTCAATTCTAGGAGACGTGATAGCCAGAATGTTAAGGGCAAGAGGACACAAAGTGAATGTGAGGTTTTACGTGAACGATACAGGGAGACAAGTCGCAATTCTAATTTACGGTTTAAAGAGATTGGGTTACCCTGAGCCACCTTCAGGGATGAAGAAGGATTATTGGTTGGGTCAGATTTACGCTATGACAAACGTGATCATGGAGATCCATTCGTTGAAGAAGGAGATAGAGAATTTGCCCGAAGACTCTAAGGAGAGGAAAGAGAAACAGTCAAAGATGGATGACTTGGTGGGATCCGCTAACGCTTTACGAGAAAGGATGCCTGAAGTTTTCGATAAGCTTGCGGACTCAATGATGGGAGGAGATCACGACTCTGAAGTTGCAAAGATAATTGAGCTATACGAAGGAGGGAATGAGGAAATGAAGAGGATCGTGAGGAAATACGTTGGATACGCTTTGGAAGGATTCGAGGAAAGCTTGAGCAGGTTACATATATCATTTGACGTCTTCGACTTTGAAAGTGATCTACTTTGGTCTGGGGAGGTGAAAAAGGTCATAAATTCGCTTCTTTCATCCCCTGCTAGGTTCGAGCATAAAGGTGCAGTTGCGCTTAACTTAGAGGAATATGTCGATTCTGCGTCGAGGAAAGACTTGTCAATACCTGAAGGGTTGGAGATTCCTCCATTAGTCCTAATGAGGTCTGATGGAACTACTCTTTACACGACGAGAGACATAGCATATACTCTCCGGAAGTTCAGGGAGTTCAACGCAAGCAAGGTAATTAATGTAATAGCTGAACAACAGATGGTCCCTCAGATACAGCTCCGTGCATCGCTATATCTAGCTGGGTATAAGAAGGAAGCTGAAAACCTGGTTCATTTCTCTTATGGTATGGTGAACCTTCAGGGGATGAAGATGAGCGGTAGAATGGGGAAGTACATCTCTTTGGATGATATTTACAACATGATAGAGGAAATAACGAAGTCGAAGGTTAATGAGAAAAGGGGGGTCATTGAAAATATCGGCGAGATAGTCAACTCTGCTATAAGGTATCCCATTCTTTCTGTTGCTCCTAACAAACCGGTCTCTTTTAACGTTAACAACGTGGTTAACTTCGATCAGAACAGCGGACCTTATTTGCAGTACACTTACGCTAGAGCTTTCAACGTGCTTTCTAAGAGGGAATCGGATCTGGACAGTTCCGTGAGTCATGAGGACATAAAAGCTGAGAAAAGGGATATACTACTTTTGATCGCCAAATTCCCTGAGGTTCTCTCTAAGGCTTGTGATGAATTAGCTCCGGAGGACCTTGTGGCGTTCTTGAGACAAGTCGCAGATACGTTTAACTCTTGGTACGATAAAGAGAGAATACTTCAAGAGCAAGACAAAGCGAAGAGGATGACAAGGCTTTATATTGTGAAAGGGGTAGAAACTATACTGAGGAACGGTCTTGAAGTTCTTGGGATCGTTCCCCTCAAGAGGATGTAA
- a CDS encoding transcriptional regulator — protein MSLRLPCEFSVKEILPAIRSLMAEKLIKDYNVSEYRAAALLGVTPAAISNYIKSKRGGSMRHILESDPEFMSLINDVSSSLSSSGKRDISSMYCILCSSSKRVLSRNGYTLSSCAYEIEKEDQ, from the coding sequence ATGTCTTTACGTTTACCTTGTGAGTTTTCGGTAAAAGAAATACTACCAGCTATAAGATCGTTAATGGCAGAGAAGCTGATAAAGGACTACAATGTATCGGAGTATAGAGCTGCAGCCTTGCTAGGAGTAACTCCTGCTGCTATATCTAACTACATAAAGAGCAAGAGAGGAGGTTCAATGAGGCATATATTGGAATCGGATCCGGAATTTATGAGCCTAATTAACGACGTAAGTAGTTCCTTGTCCTCCTCAGGGAAAAGGGATATATCTTCCATGTACTGCATTTTATGTTCGAGTAGCAAGAGGGTCTTAAGTAGAAACGGTTATACGCTTAGCTCATGCGCTTATGAAATAGAGAAAGAGGATCAGTGA